The proteins below come from a single Mycolicibacterium sp. TY81 genomic window:
- a CDS encoding TetR/AcrR family transcriptional regulator has product MNAATPTPRRGRPPKALAQLTRSTIREAALTVIDQDGIAAVSMRSVSRLLGVDAKSLYHHVADKDDLLDAVAEHLLGQLRPPAPTGELRTDLRALAYEFRRVTLAHPEAATLVLTRQMSTLAGLAPVEALLSILHRAGAGPELAVRLTRVLVAAVVGMLLREVSAGPTFGSGKSADIAARQAELEDSALPEVVACAPFLARFDRDREFASGVDLLADFAAFQLVSLT; this is encoded by the coding sequence ATGAACGCGGCCACCCCGACTCCCCGCCGCGGACGGCCGCCAAAGGCGCTGGCACAGCTGACGCGATCGACGATTCGGGAAGCGGCACTGACCGTCATCGACCAGGACGGCATCGCCGCGGTCAGCATGCGGTCCGTCAGCCGTCTGCTCGGCGTCGACGCCAAGAGCCTCTACCATCATGTCGCCGACAAGGACGATCTGCTGGACGCCGTCGCCGAACATCTGCTCGGGCAGCTGCGACCACCGGCGCCCACCGGCGAGTTGCGGACCGACCTGCGGGCCCTCGCCTACGAGTTCCGGCGCGTGACCCTCGCCCACCCGGAGGCCGCGACGCTCGTGCTGACCCGGCAGATGTCGACGCTCGCCGGACTCGCGCCCGTCGAGGCTCTCCTGTCGATCCTGCATCGGGCCGGCGCCGGCCCCGAGCTCGCCGTGCGACTCACCCGTGTCCTGGTGGCCGCCGTCGTCGGGATGCTGCTGCGCGAGGTGTCCGCCGGCCCCACCTTCGGCAGCGGAAAGTCCGCCGACATCGCCGCCCGGCAGGCCGAACTGGAAGATTCCGCGCTCCCGGAAGTGGTTGCGTGCGCACCTTTTCTCGCCCGGTTCGACCGGGACCGGGAATTCGCGTCGGGCGTGGACTTGCTCGCGGATTTCGCCGCATTCCAGCTGGTGAGCCTGACATAG
- a CDS encoding MBL fold metallo-hydrolase: protein MRVHHLNCGTMHPRFVPDGLVCHVLLVETPGGLVLVDSGLGLRDAESPGSRFGPARFYVRPVFDPREAAVHQVRRLGFEPSDVRHIVVTHFDADHVGGLADFPWAQVHLTNAEAFAALHPKTLVEKQRYLPAGHAHGPVLVEHSPAASESWRGFPGAKELAEIADGIVLISLPGHTRGHAAVAVDAGDRWILHAGDSFYHRGQLDGSNTAPWALRLMERSVAFDWAKVQANHQRLSELWASDEPDMSLVNAHDPQLLRQAVGG, encoded by the coding sequence ATGAGGGTCCACCACCTCAACTGCGGCACCATGCATCCGCGGTTCGTGCCCGACGGATTGGTCTGCCACGTACTGCTTGTCGAAACGCCGGGCGGTCTCGTGCTCGTCGACTCCGGGCTGGGCCTACGGGATGCCGAGTCGCCGGGCAGTCGCTTCGGTCCCGCGCGCTTCTACGTCCGCCCGGTGTTCGATCCTCGGGAAGCCGCGGTCCACCAGGTCCGCCGGCTCGGGTTCGAGCCCAGCGACGTGCGGCACATTGTGGTGACGCACTTCGACGCGGACCATGTGGGAGGTCTCGCTGACTTCCCTTGGGCGCAAGTGCATCTCACCAACGCCGAGGCATTCGCGGCACTGCACCCGAAGACGCTCGTGGAGAAACAGCGGTACCTGCCGGCCGGTCACGCGCACGGCCCAGTGTTGGTCGAGCACTCGCCTGCGGCCTCGGAGTCGTGGCGCGGGTTCCCCGGCGCCAAAGAGTTGGCCGAGATCGCTGACGGCATCGTCTTGATCAGCCTGCCGGGGCATACTCGCGGGCACGCCGCGGTCGCGGTCGACGCCGGGGACCGCTGGATCCTGCACGCCGGCGACAGCTTCTACCATCGTGGCCAGCTCGACGGCAGCAATACCGCGCCGTGGGCCCTGCGTCTGATGGAACGCTCAGTTGCCTTCGACTGGGCGAAGGTGCAGGCCAATCATCAACGGCTGAGCGAACTTTGGGCTTCGGATGAACCTGATATGTCCCTCGTCAACGCCCATGATCCGCAGCTGCTGCGGCAAGCGGTCGGCGGCTAG
- a CDS encoding wax ester/triacylglycerol synthase family O-acyltransferase: MRLLSAVDTMFYRMESDRTPMHIGALLTFRLPDGAGPNYVRTLYNAFAELSFLPFPFDSAVVDGLLPEWREVRPDPEYHVRLSALPYPGSEADLGTLVARLHAHPLDMRRPLWEAHFIEGLSDGRFAMYFKAHHCAVDGMGAINTIKKWLSTEPDRYVPLSEAGPKAEVPDRNRVASVAYELWNRTTDGVAGSAELVKSLVGMIGGDNSHVGATLGTPRAPFNATLTPQRRLAVEVLELGRLKAIAKATETTVNDVTLAVCGAALRRYLDEQGELPEQTLTASVPVGWERDEDTLNAAAGFVCPLATTESDPLQRLAVINASTTRGKKELLAMSPNALNHYTLMGLLPLTIGQKTGALTKIPPLFNLTVSNVVLTREPLYLGGAQLELIAPVSFLCDGYGLNITLVGYTDKVILGFVGCRDTMPHLQRLAVYSREALDELERAAA, encoded by the coding sequence ATGCGGTTGCTGAGTGCTGTCGACACGATGTTCTACCGGATGGAGTCCGACCGGACGCCCATGCACATCGGCGCCCTGCTGACGTTCCGACTGCCCGACGGCGCCGGGCCGAACTACGTCCGCACCCTGTACAACGCATTCGCCGAGCTGTCGTTCCTGCCGTTCCCGTTCGACAGCGCCGTCGTCGACGGCCTGCTGCCCGAGTGGCGCGAGGTCCGCCCGGACCCGGAGTACCACGTCCGGCTGTCAGCGCTGCCGTATCCGGGGAGCGAGGCCGATCTGGGCACCCTGGTCGCCCGGCTGCACGCGCACCCGCTCGACATGCGCCGGCCACTGTGGGAAGCGCACTTCATCGAGGGCCTGTCCGACGGTCGCTTCGCCATGTACTTCAAGGCCCACCACTGTGCGGTGGACGGCATGGGCGCGATCAACACCATCAAGAAGTGGTTGAGCACCGAGCCGGACCGCTACGTGCCGCTGTCCGAGGCCGGACCGAAGGCCGAGGTGCCCGACCGGAACCGGGTCGCGTCGGTCGCCTACGAGCTGTGGAACCGGACGACGGACGGCGTCGCGGGTTCTGCCGAGTTGGTGAAGAGCCTGGTCGGCATGATCGGCGGCGACAACAGCCACGTCGGCGCCACGCTGGGCACGCCGCGCGCGCCGTTCAACGCCACCCTCACGCCGCAGCGCCGGCTCGCGGTCGAGGTGCTCGAACTGGGCCGCCTCAAGGCCATCGCCAAGGCCACCGAGACAACCGTCAACGACGTGACACTCGCCGTGTGTGGCGCGGCGCTGCGCCGCTACCTCGACGAGCAGGGCGAGCTGCCCGAGCAGACACTGACCGCCTCGGTGCCGGTGGGCTGGGAGCGCGACGAGGACACCTTGAATGCGGCCGCGGGCTTCGTCTGCCCTTTGGCGACAACAGAATCGGACCCGTTGCAGCGGCTGGCAGTGATCAACGCCTCGACCACGCGCGGCAAGAAGGAACTGCTCGCGATGTCACCGAATGCCCTGAACCACTACACGTTGATGGGGCTGCTGCCACTGACGATCGGGCAGAAAACCGGTGCGCTCACCAAGATTCCGCCGTTGTTCAACCTCACGGTGTCCAACGTGGTCCTGACCAGAGAACCGCTGTACCTCGGTGGCGCGCAGCTGGAATTGATCGCTCCGGTCTCTTTCCTGTGCGACGGCTACGGACTGAACATCACCCTGGTCGGCTACACCGACAAGGTCATCCTCGGCTTCGTCGGCTGCCGGGACACCATGCCGCACCTGCAGCGCCTGGCGGTCTATTCACGCGAGGCGCTCGACGAATTGGAGCGGGCCGCCGCATAG
- a CDS encoding TetR/AcrR family transcriptional regulator, which yields MIESSSVSQPAVRTAVQRRGIERTQAILDSAETILAEQGYAAATLKAIGEHAGIPTASLYHYFADRGQVEAELVRRHIPVIDERFAASLYGNKIRTLRDGVDAMIDPLLAYFRENPGFVQLWFAGRSATLSELGGLFDESWAEKLWHFLIEHELITAATPLFAVQLMFEVGDRLFDVAFQRSPKGDDATMDEGRRMLTAYLTTFAPSDTRSA from the coding sequence GTGATCGAGTCTTCGTCGGTGAGCCAGCCGGCTGTTCGCACCGCGGTGCAGCGCCGCGGCATCGAACGCACCCAGGCGATCCTCGATTCCGCCGAGACGATCCTCGCCGAACAGGGTTATGCCGCAGCCACTCTCAAGGCGATCGGCGAGCATGCCGGCATCCCGACGGCGTCGCTCTACCACTACTTCGCGGACCGGGGGCAGGTCGAGGCCGAGCTCGTGCGGCGCCACATCCCGGTCATCGACGAGCGCTTCGCGGCATCGCTGTACGGCAACAAGATCCGGACGCTGCGCGACGGCGTCGACGCGATGATCGACCCACTGCTCGCCTACTTCCGGGAGAATCCCGGATTCGTGCAGCTGTGGTTCGCGGGCCGCAGCGCGACACTGTCCGAGCTGGGCGGGTTGTTCGACGAATCCTGGGCAGAAAAGCTGTGGCACTTCCTCATCGAGCACGAACTCATCACCGCAGCGACCCCGTTGTTCGCCGTCCAGTTGATGTTCGAGGTCGGTGATCGGCTCTTCGACGTGGCGTTCCAGCGCTCCCCCAAGGGCGATGACGCCACCATGGACGAGGGCCGGCGCATGCTCACCGCGTACCTGACGACATTCGCCCCATCAGATACCAGGTCTGCATGA
- a CDS encoding HNH endonuclease signature motif containing protein, translating to MGIAPDLKALLDHLRGVVISEDITGDAALGVLRTLLTLRGVIDHLAAMLTGVLDRRGVAAAQGRTSRELLMALGCAPSVAERFIRVSGALPALPTLTAHAADGAISGEHVDAIVKGINHIQARAPGEVDEEARFAQVTDLLGQFFSGATPADIDKRARRLGNRVAAAEGGLPAAEDRSINTVEHRVTSDGRVQVRADLDVEVGAKLVAAIEEHSAPRPEPDGTPDTRTAGRRRADALEAVLDIAARGGDTASAPRTQLLVTVPADTPDLAALEFIGSISTMTLERICCDTTVTTIIVDGEHVPLDMGREKRLFPAHLRKALYLRDQCCIKCGAPPGRTHAHHIIHWTHHGETSLANGCLLCPACHANVHHDGWDVVMGLDKHPWLVPPAAVDPQRKPIPAYNRRTMRLDTAA from the coding sequence ATGGGAATCGCACCGGATCTCAAAGCTCTCCTCGACCACCTGCGCGGCGTGGTCATTTCCGAAGACATCACCGGGGATGCCGCACTTGGTGTGCTGCGGACGCTACTGACACTGCGTGGCGTGATCGATCATCTGGCAGCGATGCTGACCGGGGTGCTGGATCGCCGCGGGGTGGCGGCGGCGCAGGGCCGGACGTCGCGGGAGTTGTTGATGGCGTTGGGGTGTGCGCCATCGGTGGCCGAGCGCTTTATCCGGGTATCGGGCGCCTTGCCGGCGTTACCCACGCTCACGGCCCATGCCGCCGACGGTGCGATCTCCGGGGAGCATGTCGATGCGATCGTCAAAGGCATCAACCACATCCAAGCCCGCGCACCCGGTGAGGTAGACGAAGAAGCCCGGTTCGCGCAGGTGACCGATCTGTTGGGGCAGTTCTTCTCCGGCGCCACCCCCGCCGACATCGACAAACGCGCGCGGCGTTTGGGCAACCGGGTCGCCGCCGCCGAAGGTGGCCTGCCGGCTGCGGAGGACCGGTCGATCAACACCGTCGAGCATCGCGTCACCTCCGATGGTCGGGTGCAGGTGCGCGCGGACTTGGACGTGGAGGTGGGCGCCAAGCTGGTCGCAGCGATCGAGGAACACTCGGCACCGCGGCCAGAACCCGACGGCACCCCCGACACCCGCACGGCGGGCAGGCGGCGGGCGGATGCGCTGGAAGCGGTGCTGGACATCGCCGCCCGCGGCGGCGACACCGCGTCCGCGCCGCGCACCCAGCTACTGGTGACGGTGCCCGCCGACACCCCCGACCTGGCGGCGTTGGAATTCATCGGATCGATCAGCACCATGACCCTGGAACGAATCTGCTGCGACACCACCGTCACCACGATCATCGTCGACGGCGAACACGTACCCCTCGATATGGGGCGCGAGAAGCGGCTGTTCCCGGCGCACCTGCGCAAAGCGCTGTATCTGCGGGATCAGTGCTGCATCAAATGCGGCGCACCACCCGGACGCACCCACGCCCACCACATCATCCACTGGACCCACCACGGTGAGACATCACTAGCCAACGGCTGCCTGCTGTGCCCGGCCTGCCACGCCAACGTCCACCACGACGGCTGGGACGTCGTCATGGGCCTGGACAAACACCCCTGGCTCGTCCCACCCGCGGCCGTCGACCCGCAACGAAAACCGATCCCCGCATACAACCGCCGCACCATGCGCCTCGACACAGCCGCATAA
- a CDS encoding ester cyclase, which yields MTHRFAIPSVEVLQAREKLVLDHFHDEVRQDWDDVLATFPHPHYEIIPTLTVHDGDADVRGYYHDTRVAFPDQDHEIIALRHSADAVIVEFWLLGTHLGPLGGIPATGSRHRTRMTAYFVFDENENLVAERIYFDTLTMLKQLVGGLNLRDPRNWPTVIRGLRGLLGMSSQPDARLVETAPADLT from the coding sequence ATGACGCACCGCTTCGCCATCCCTTCCGTCGAGGTATTGCAGGCGCGCGAAAAGCTCGTCCTCGACCACTTCCACGACGAGGTCCGACAGGACTGGGACGACGTGCTCGCGACCTTCCCGCATCCGCACTACGAGATCATCCCGACGCTCACCGTCCATGACGGTGACGCCGATGTGCGTGGCTACTACCACGACACCCGCGTCGCGTTTCCCGACCAGGATCACGAGATCATCGCGCTGCGACACAGCGCTGATGCCGTGATCGTCGAATTCTGGCTCCTCGGAACGCATCTCGGACCGCTCGGCGGTATCCCGGCCACGGGTTCGCGGCACCGCACCCGGATGACGGCCTATTTCGTGTTCGACGAGAACGAGAACCTGGTCGCCGAACGCATCTACTTCGACACGCTGACGATGCTGAAACAGCTTGTGGGAGGCCTGAATCTGCGTGATCCGCGAAACTGGCCCACCGTCATCCGCGGACTGCGGGGGCTGCTGGGCATGTCCAGCCAACCCGATGCCCGGCTCGTCGAGACGGCCCCGGCTGACCTGACATGA